A segment of the Candida albicans SC5314 chromosome 2, complete sequence genome:
GGTTCCAATAGTTATATTGAGGAATGAAATAGCCATACCACAAATAGGCAGTCAAAACTCCGGTTACACAACTAGCAAGACAGCCTGCTAAGGATTTACCGCTGGCAATCTGTGGAGTATATTTACCGAATGCTCTACCAAAAGTGGAAGCTGCAGTGTCTGCCCAactcaataataaaatgcTCAAAACAGAAATGTCTTTTGGATAAGCATAAAGCACAATCAAAACACccaccaaataaaaaagtgTCCCGTTATATGAATTGTATTCGTTGTCTCTAATTACAAATGACATGACGctacaaattttttcattcaaaacAGGATTGTTCAATCTAACCAAATCATTGACTAAAAGAACAGTAAACACGCTTCCTAATGGTATAAATAATTGAGGGACAGTGACACCAATAGTATATAGCCACAATGTTAATACACCAATTGATGAATGGAAAAGTTTTCTTGGAATTTCGTGTTTcttaaaaaattgatagaAAGTCAAAGAAGGTTTTTCTGTGGCTGATGAATTGGAGTCTTTACTAAAATCAGTGGTTGAATTGGCAACTTTTTCTAAAACAATACTCGAATCATCTTCTTcgatttcaatttcagtATCATCTAATTCGTAACTATCTTCATCGTCTTCTGCTTCGGCATCTTCCAACTCATCGTCATCGTCTAGTATACTCGAATTATTGTAAATGTATGTTCTATCCTCCTCTTCAATGTATGATTGGTTGCTATCAAAGTCTAAAATGGTCTTTTTAATCTCTTTTCTTAATCTTGCTTCTTGACCTTCAGCAACCATAAATGAGCTGTCATTTCTAATTGGTGAGGATGGTACGGAGGACATCGGGTATTTCGTTATTTCGTTTTCGTTCTCTCtattgtaaaaaaaaatggaagaaagaaagaaagaaaaatatgtATAAACTTTGTAATCGGTTGATAATAAAAGTGAAAACAACTTGTCAAGGAAgttaaaaacaaagaatcaaataaaaaaagttaaGATgagaataaataaacaatctGGAGggaaagtaaaaaaaaagaaaaagaaggttcaaaatcaaaacattGTAAAACAGAAAGaaatagatttttttttttgcttcttGATGCGATtctaaataataattttattaatatgGTTTAacgacatttttttttttttttactgtTTGGTGACGacaccaataataataaatcacaTTAGGAAAAAGCCTCACTCAACAAATTAAACAGAAAATCACATGCAATTTTTAACCAATAATCTCCCCCCATCAAGAGTTTTGCAACCAAAATATtacatttatatatattgacCTACACtataaaataaacaagTAAACTCGCTGAGTGTTGGCTTCATCAATTACTAAATGGATTGACTTCTACAAAATGAACAATAGACAAGTTCCTAGTAGAACACCACTAGACACCAACACTAATCCATGTACTTTCTCATTGGTAGTACCACTTTCAAATATCCAATCAAACACatcaaatttgattgtACTGTTCTTATTTTTGAATGAGCTCGGTTGTTTTCTTCTGCTACCATAAAAGAATTTGggaatttcaaatattgtaCTTTCAAAAGTTGATAATGCACTAGTAGAAGTGCCAAATACTGTTGTAGTAGGtttctttgtctttggTGTATTAACAGATATTACTTTATTGTCTTcaatattgatttgttcAAAAGGATCCTCAAAATTTGGCGTCTTCGTGCCTAATTCTGAATTGGATAATAGTATTTGAGCCGTAATCTCATCACTATCGTCTTCTTTACCATCATCTTCGTAActataatagtaataataatcgtCAGACAATTCAGTTTCACCACTATCAATTTCAGAATCCGTTTCGTCAACaagattttttaaaataaaattgtcAAACATTGACGTTGCAGTAGTGGTTGGAAAGTTGGTCCAGAcaatttttggtttcatATAAGCTACTTCGGTTTTGGTGGCCATTCTTTCATGGAACTGAAACTGAGGAACTATTAAAACTGAATTGGGCGGAGGATTGTTgttcaatatattttttccATTCATTTTATGTTTTGAGATAGTATCAATTCGTTGAGATACTGGAATATCTGTTCTAGGACGACTTACAATTGGTGCACTATCATGTGAAACCattacttcttcttttggtACATACGATGGAATCGCCGAAGTGACGATATGTGTAGTATAAATTGGAACAATACTTCTTGCGGTATATATATCCACTAATTGATCGTTGAAACTCTTTTGTTGCTCTTTCATTTCAAGTCTCAAATCCAATACCAATTTTTCTAGTTTCTTAATTTGATCAAATGCATCCCTCTGCAAAGCATCTGACGATTCTTCTGGTTCTAGTGTTTTGGGTGTGTCTTCAATGGTAATCGGTGGAAAGTCATGGGATTGGAATGTTGGTGTTGAAGTCTCTATTGATAACGTGTTAAGGTTTATCTGTAGTGCTTGAAATTCTTGTGTAGGGGAAACAGTGGTAGTTGCAAATTCAGTAATCGTTTTTATTTCAGTTAGCACCATTGTTTTATTGCTATTCCTGACTAAATCGTCTGTTTTGTTcgatttcattattatagCCGGAGCCCTGTGGAAATTTATTGGCACTCCATCTCTCAGAACTTTAATCAACGGTCTGGATTCCTTGATTTGCGGTTTAGAAGTTTTGCTATATGGTAGCAAATCCTTtagtatttgaaaatggtTTGTAAGTATTGATATTGTGTTATTTGAAGTTGTCCTAGATTCAGTATTCAAACTTTGAACCGGTAATGTAAACCATATCAAGGTGGCTAGTAGGCTACTTGTAAAATGCATTGtgtaataatgataaattagaCTTTCCCCATTGATAGAAACATAGAAATTATAGCTAGAAAATGGTTTCCTATCCGCAACCTGATTGCAAagaataacaaaaaaaaatttgacgTTTACATATTTCTTGAGATccaattttgtttgttttatatttttttttattgttattcTGACAGTTATTGTAAATATTTGGATATACCtatttaaaatcaacaatggCTTTTGCTATGTCAAAATATGGCTTGGCTATTTCTGAATTGGGGTCAGATATAACTATTGGTTTTCCAACGTCACTTTGAACGCATATTTCTTCATTCAAAGGTATAGAGCTTAACactttcaaattgttttccAATGCCACTCTTTCAGCAcctttgtttttgaatatgTGTGACTCATGTTTGCAGTTAGGACAAATAAAATGACTCATGTTTTGAACCATGCCTATAAGAGgaatattgattttattaaacaTTGTAATACCTTTCACTGCGTCAATTAAAGCAATGTCTTGAGGTGTGCTGACAATTATTGCCCCCGTTATTTGCAACAATTGACCAATGGATAATTGTGTGTCGCCTGTACCAGGAGGCATGTCTACAACAAGATAGTCAATAGGCGACCACTCAACCTCGAAAAGCAATTGCTGTAATGCCTTCATAACCATTAAGCCTCTCCATGTGATCGCTTGCTTCTCATCTATTAAATACCCCATAGACATAGTTTGTACACCATAATTGGATAACGGAAGTAATTTACCCAGACTCGATAATCGTGGTTCACCCTTTAGGTTCATTAGCTTGGGTATTGAAGGACCAAAAATATCTGCATCTAATATTCCAACTTTTTTGCCTAGACTGTTCAATGCCAATGCGGTGTTTACAGATACAGTGGATTTTCCAACCCCTCCCTTTGCTgatgaaatcaatattatgtTCGACACGTTAGGAATTTTCTGTCGTATTGGTAAACCCTTTGATGCTTttggaattgaatttggttTACCAGCCAATCTCGGTATTCCTAATGGATTTTCGTGAGCCAAAATAGACCAGGTTGAGAAACATTTACGTGACcccaataatttaattttcgATAGCATTGCTGAAATAAGTGAACGATCTATTTGTGAAAGGCACTATTTCTCAATGAACAGTTCTGATGAgattttggatttggaattttgtttcttcaattttttttttttcctatCCTGAGAAGATCATTATCGTCGGTTACCTTGAAAGTCTAATGTTCCGTCAACTTCTACATGTTGGTAAACGATCCTTGTCGACTGACAATCCATTAAAACCAACTGTATTTGCGCTATCTACCAAATTTGGCAAATCTGCAATCGCAGTTGTTAGAATTTCTGGTCCTCAATCAAAGTACATCTACCACAAGTTAACCAACTCGACTAAACCACCTAAGAATAGAATTGCCAGTGTCCGTAAATTATACTCCCCTGAACCCCATTCCAATAAGAAGTCGGTTTTTCTAGATGAAGCTTTAACATTATTTCTACCTGGTCCGAAAACATACACTGGAGAAGATTTATTGGAATTGCATTTACATGGTGGTGTTGCAATTATCAAATCTGTGTTACAATCGATTAAAAAACTACATGACCCCAATAATGGAGTAATTATTAGACAAGCAGATCGAGGAGAGTTTTCTAAACAAGCATTTTACAATGGCCGACTAGATTTAACTGAATTAGAAGGGATAAATGACATGATTAATGCTGAAACCGAACTGCAAAGATTGGCGAGTTTAGCATCACTGTCAGGACAGACCAAAATAGAATTTATGAAGTGgagaaatgaaattattaatcaaatggCTAATTTGACAATGATTATTGATTTCGGTGAGGATCATGATATCGAAGAAACTGATCGAATGATACGAGATGTGAAAGAGAATATTGCAAAAATTGAACTGGAAATTAAAGCTTATTTGTCAAAAGTAAAGTCACTgcaaattttgttgaatggTATTCAGTTGGCATTATTGGGACCACCAAATGCTGGGAAGTCGTCTATATTGAACATATTGGCAAACAAAGATGCTGCTATTGTTAGTGAGATTGCAGGGACTACGAGAGATATTCTTGATATACCATTAGAGATCGGAGGATATAAAGTAGTTGTAGGTGACACTGCAGGGATCCGATCATTTGAAGAAGCTGACTCTATTGAACAGGAAGGAATTAAAAGAGCTAAACAGAGGTCAATGTTGGCAGATTTTGTGATTGTAGTACTAGATCCCATGTCAGTGGAAAAGGAACCCTTGGAATTGAAAGAACATCTAAAAACTTTAGTTAAGgcaaataaacaaatgcTAATTGTATTGAATAAGCAAGACTTGTTTGCAAGCAGATCTGAAGAAATGATTTCAAACTACTCTCGATTGCTTGACTTACCCAAGAACTATTTTCATGTAGTTTCATGCTCAACTGGATCAGGAATTGACAATCTTCAAAAActattaattgaaaaattcaaagaCTTATCTCAGTCAGAAACTTCTAATCCTATTATTGTTTCTTCTCGAGTACAGGATATTTTGgaaaatgatattttattCGGATTCAAAGAGTTTTATCATTGGGCTGACGCTGAGGATGTTCTTGTAGCAACAGACTGTCTCCGCCAATCGGTTGATGGAATAGGGAAGATTACTGGACAATCGATCGACTTAGAAGAGATCTTGGACGTGGTATTTTCAAGCTTTTGTATTGGTAAATAGTAATTTAAAGTAATAGTACAtagatttttcttttgttgtatatatatgtgtatAATATTTAATCAGTCTTAAAGCTCAACGCTCATCCTGAGGTACAGACAACATAAAAAGTTATTGTTTCAACATCCCATGTTTTTTGCATTTGTTGCAATTGATGCCTTGTGTGTCTCCCTGCTacttcctcttcttcaatgaaggtgtttttgattttcttacTTAAAGCAGGAGCAACCTTACAATTAAAAGACAAAACATTCAATCCGTAACTCAATTTGACATCATATTGCACCCCTAAAACAACATCTTCCCCCTTTTCTTCCTTGAAACAATCAGCAACATTAGAAACTTCTTCCTCATTAACAGATAGTTTACATTGGAAATCGTCATTACCAAGATGACTTAAAATTCCATGATCGTCAATCAATTCTGGCTCTTTGAGTTGGTACAACAAATTGTGTAGTGACACTTTAAATGATACAAAGGGCAGGGCTCCGTTTGGTAAAGCGATGGTATGGGCTTGGTCAGTGTACCCATTTGCTGGAACTTTATAGGAAAAAAGGGTAGCAATTGGGTTTCCAGGTTGAGTTggaaataatgattttttgatttcttggtCCCTAGACAAAATTGTTGCTGGTTGTGATGATTTTTGTTGGACAAACTTGGTAATATTAGTTGACACAGCCGGTGATGAAAATATCACTGATTCttgaattattgaattctGTTCAGGGAGTAACGGCAAAGTCTTACCCATGGTATTAGGGGCGTTTCGCTCAGTAACGACTTCCCGTGATTTAGATGTGTCGAGCTCTTTAGAATCAGCTGGCTCATCAATATCTTGTGTATCCGCATTGGTGGGTTCTGATTGAGTTATGTCGatgtcttcttcttcttcgtgAATTTGTTCTTCTGGGAATTCTTGCTTGATGGatctctttctctttttcttcaattgagGTTCTGCTACAGAGGGACCAATTCTACCAAGGTTAAGCTTTAGTTTTGGTGTCGATGGATGCAATTTATCTGCTTCCAGTTCGATTCTGgattttaatttgttaTATTGTTCATTAAAATACTCTTCCAAAATAACCGCatcttgataaatttgtGAATCCTCATTGTTGTAAGCCTTTGCGTTGGAGAAAATCAATGTAGTGGTGTCATGAAACTTTTTCAAGTTGTCTAATAATGGAAATTTAGGACTCAAtagttttttcttctccAAATTCGATAAAATAGTGTTGAAAGACATTGGTTTGGTAACATAGTCCAAATAATCGGTGTAAACCCCCGTATCGACTTCTTCCAAAAAGGGGCCACTCAAAACTCCCTGATTTGGGAACTTATGATTTATGACATcattcaatatatttatacaaAATTCTGCCAACCTGCCAAAGGTGATTAAtggttcttcttttctaaCTTTTACTAATGACCCAAACTCTGGCCCCGTTTCTGTCtctgtttgtttttttatcaGTTTGAGCTTTAATTTTATCCTTGGTTTCTTGGTGTCATCGGCTGctttatttgttgataaattggtTGAAGAAGTGCTCTCAAATTCCTCAACTTGACCCTCAAcaaaatttacaatttttcTAGCACTTTCAACAATCCAAGAATCCGGAGAATTATAGGTGCTCGCATTTTCTAACAACAATTCAAAGTCATTAAGAAACTCTCTCGATGAAGTACCAGAATATCTAGTTTTAATTCGCTTTCctatttcatttaatgaTATAGGTTGCTTTATGAGATGGTAGTAATCCGGGTAGAATTTCTTAGATGGTAGCTTGATAAATGGAGGTGCCAATTCTTCATCGCCATCTCTCAAATTAAACACCATATCCAAAGTTGATGTGAAAAAGTCTAGGTATTCTTGTGGTGAATGTGTGACAGCTACATTTTGAGACTCTTCAGTGGATTTTTTCACTGGCGAGGACTCAGCTGAAGATTGACTTAACTTTCTCTTTGGTGGCATAATTGGCTTTACTTAAtattacaaaaacaaataaaaaaaagggaacAAAATTGAGAACAAA
Coding sequences within it:
- a CDS encoding diacylglycerol kinase (Ortholog(s) have diacylglycerol kinase activity, role in phosphatidic acid biosynthetic process and integral component of endoplasmic reticulum membrane localization); the encoded protein is MSSVPSSPIRNDSSFMVAEGQEARLRKEIKKTILDFDSNQSYIEEEDRTYIYNNSSILDDDDELEDAEAEDDEDSYELDDTEIEIEEDDSSIVLEKVANSTTDFSKDSNSSATEKPSLTFYQFFKKHEIPRKLFHSSIGVLTLWLYTIGVTVPQLFIPLGSVFTVLLVNDLVRLNNPVLNEKICSVMSFVIRDNEYNSYNGTLFYLVGVLIVLYAYPKDISVLSILLLSWADTAASTFGRAFGKYTPQIASGKSLAGCLASCVTGVLTAYLWYGYFIPQYNYWNQPGEIYWNASSNKLSLPIYSLLIGVITSISEVIDLAGIDDNFTIPVLSGTCIYWLVRLTQQ
- the PGA27 gene encoding Pga27p (Putative GPI-anchored protein), encoding MHFTSSLLATLIWFTLPVQSLNTESRTTSNNTISILTNHFQILKDLLPYSKTSKPQIKESRPLIKVSRDGVPINFHRAPAIIMKSNKTDDLVRNSNKTMVLTEIKTITEFATTTVSPTQEFQALQINLNTLSIETSTPTFQSHDFPPITIEDTPKTLEPEESSDALQRDAFDQIKKLEKLVLDLRLEMKEQQKSFNDQLVDIYTARSIVPIYTTHIVTSAIPSYVPKEEVMVSHDSAPIVSRPRTDIPVSQRIDTISKHKMNGKNILNNNPPPNSVLIVPQFQFHERMATKTEVAYMKPKIVWTNFPTTTATSMFDNFILKNLVDETDSEIDSGETELSDDYYYYYSYEDDGKEDDSDEITAQILLSNSELGTKTPNFEDPFEQINIEDNKVISVNTPKTKKPTTTVFGTSTSALSTFESTIFEIPKFFYGSRRKQPSSFKNKNSTIKFDVFDWIFESGTTNEKVHGLVLVSSGVLLGTCLLFIL
- a CDS encoding uncharacterized protein (Ortholog of C. dubliniensis CD36 : Cd36_15750, C. parapsilosis CDC317 : CPAR2_213000, Debaryomyces hansenii CBS767 : DEHA2D18524g and Pichia stipitis Pignal : PICST_42355) translates to MLSKIKLLGSRKCFSTWSILAHENPLGIPRLAGKPNSIPKASKGLPIRQKIPNVSNIILISSAKGGVGKSTVSVNTALALNSLGKKVGILDADIFGPSIPKLMNLKGEPRLSSSGKLLPLSNYGVQTMSMGYLIDEKQAITWRGLMVMKALQQLLFEVEWSPIDYLVVDMPPGTGDTQLSIGQLLQITGAIIVSTPQDIALIDAVKGITMFNKINIPLIGMVQNMSHFICPNCKHESHIFKNKGAERVALENNLKVLSSIPLNEEICVQSDVGKPIVISDPNSEIAKPYFDIAKAIVDFK
- a CDS encoding uncharacterized protein (Ortholog(s) have role in mitochondrial tRNA wobble uridine modification and mitochondrial inner membrane localization); this translates as MFRQLLHVGKRSLSTDNPLKPTVFALSTKFGKSAIAVVRISGPQSKYIYHKLTNSTKPPKNRIASVRKLYSPEPHSNKKSVFLDEALTLFLPGPKTYTGEDLLELHLHGGVAIIKSVLQSIKKLHDPNNGVIIRQADRGEFSKQAFYNGRLDLTELEGINDMINAETESQRLASLASSSGQTKIEFMKWRNEIINQMANLTMIIDFGEDHDIEETDRMIRDVKENIAKIESEIKAYLSKVKSSQILLNGIQLALLGPPNAGKSSILNILANKDAAIVSEIAGTTRDILDIPLEIGGYKVVVGDTAGIRSFEEADSIEQEGIKRAKQRSMLADFVIVVLDPMSVEKEPLELKEHLKTLVKANKQMLIVLNKQDLFASRSEEMISNYSRLLDLPKNYFHVVSCSTGSGIDNLQKLLIEKFKDLSQSETSNPIIVSSRVQDILENDILFGFKEFYHWADAEDVLVATDCLRQSVDGIGKITGQSIDLEEILDVVFSSFCIGK
- a CDS encoding uncharacterized protein (Ortholog(s) have DNA translocase activity, lysine-acetylated histone binding activity and role in ATP-dependent chromatin remodeling, nucleosome disassembly, transcription elongation from RNA polymerase II promoter), with translation MPPKRKLSQSSAESSPVKKSTEESQNVAVTHSPQEYLDFFTSTLDMVFNLRDGDEELAPPFIKLPSKKFYPDYYHLIKQPISLNEIGKRIKTRYSGTSSREFLNDFELLLENASTYNSPDSWIVESARKIVNFVEGQVEEFESTSSTNLSTNKAADDTKKPRIKLKLKSIKKQTETETGPEFGSLVKVRKEEPLITFGRLAEFCINILNDVINHKFPNQGVLSGPFLEEVDTGVYTDYLDYVTKPMSFNTILSNLEKKKLLSPKFPLLDNLKKFHDTTTLIFSNAKAYNNEDSQIYQDAVILEEYFNEQYNKLKSRIESEADKLHPSTPKLKLNLGRIGPSVAEPQLKKKRKRSIKQEFPEEQIHEEEEDIDITQSEPTNADTQDIDEPADSKELDTSKSREVVTERNAPNTMGKTLPLLPEQNSIIQESVIFSSPAVSTNITKFVQQKSSQPATILSRDQEIKKSLFPTQPGNPIATLFSYKVPANGYTDQAHTIALPNGASPFVSFKVSLHNLLYQLKEPELIDDHGILSHLGNDDFQCKLSVNEEEVSNVADCFKEEKGEDVVLGVQYDVKLSYGLNVLSFNCKVAPALSKKIKNTFIEEEEVAGRHTRHQLQQMQKTWDVETITFYVVCTSG